In Fibrobacter sp. UWR2, the following are encoded in one genomic region:
- a CDS encoding GspE/PulE family protein has protein sequence MNLGELLLRQHVLDEDRLAHAISEHKRTGLSLAKVLVRLQMVSEDTLTSILGVQMQSATKMRIGEMLLAQGYIKQEQLDKALETQKTTGKRLGRTLVELGYMPEERLVEILSRQFEVPYVKLENFSIDNDAYTYLPEEMCKQYKVVPLFVSKSEDDRKMVREALTLAMTDPTNMRVIQIVKFKVKMDVDVVMASEADVMKTIERVYAGHGPQEESLAELISESKDGEELETVERGQGGNDEPELSDEEGRAVVKIVTTLIHEAIARHASDIHLEPQETFLKLRYRIDGDLQVMAPIPARLMPQILSRIKLLSKMDIAEKRKPLDGRFTVRYKGSEVDLRVSSFPISLRKRGVCEKIVMRILDPNSGQFPLKDMGFDPRVFKQFIDAINAPNGIVLVTGPTGSGKSTTLYASIREILDSTINISTMEDPVELNIDGVNQGQINNAAGFTFAAGIRALLRQDPDVIMIGEMRDQETSSMAIEAALTGHLVFSTLHTNDAAGSFPRLLEMGLEPFLVSTAIKGILAQRLVRRICKYCKEPVEISESLREELHLSPDMQFYHGKGCDKCDGSGYKGRCGIYEFLVPNESVRNLVIKRASGDEIKRCAMKECDMITLRMDGINKALQGLTTLEQAVGASAPDD, from the coding sequence ATGAACTTAGGCGAACTCCTGCTCCGTCAGCATGTCCTTGACGAAGACCGGTTGGCCCATGCCATTTCGGAACACAAGCGTACGGGCCTTTCGCTCGCGAAGGTGCTTGTCCGCCTGCAGATGGTTTCCGAAGATACGCTCACCAGCATTCTTGGTGTACAGATGCAGTCGGCCACCAAGATGCGCATCGGCGAAATGCTGCTTGCGCAGGGCTACATTAAGCAGGAGCAACTGGACAAGGCTCTCGAAACGCAGAAGACTACGGGCAAGCGTCTTGGCCGTACGCTGGTGGAACTGGGCTACATGCCCGAAGAAAGGCTTGTCGAAATCCTTTCCCGCCAGTTCGAAGTCCCGTACGTAAAGCTCGAGAACTTCTCCATCGACAACGACGCCTACACCTACCTGCCCGAAGAAATGTGCAAGCAGTACAAGGTGGTACCGCTGTTCGTCTCGAAGTCCGAGGATGACCGCAAGATGGTTCGCGAGGCCCTGACGCTTGCGATGACCGACCCGACCAACATGCGCGTTATCCAGATAGTCAAGTTCAAGGTCAAGATGGACGTGGATGTCGTGATGGCGTCTGAAGCGGATGTCATGAAGACTATCGAGCGCGTTTATGCAGGTCATGGTCCGCAAGAAGAATCTCTTGCCGAACTTATCAGCGAAAGCAAGGACGGCGAAGAACTCGAAACTGTCGAACGTGGCCAAGGGGGAAACGACGAACCCGAACTGAGTGACGAAGAAGGCCGTGCGGTCGTGAAGATCGTGACGACGCTTATCCACGAAGCCATTGCCCGCCACGCATCCGATATTCACCTGGAGCCGCAGGAAACGTTCCTCAAGCTCCGCTACCGTATTGATGGTGACCTGCAGGTGATGGCGCCGATTCCCGCGCGCCTCATGCCGCAGATCCTTTCGCGTATCAAGCTCTTGTCGAAGATGGATATCGCCGAAAAGCGTAAACCTTTGGACGGCCGTTTCACGGTGCGCTACAAGGGTTCCGAAGTTGACCTTCGTGTGAGCTCGTTCCCGATTTCGCTGCGTAAGCGCGGTGTTTGCGAAAAGATTGTTATGCGTATCTTGGACCCGAACTCCGGCCAGTTCCCGCTGAAGGACATGGGCTTTGACCCGCGCGTGTTCAAGCAGTTTATCGATGCGATTAACGCTCCGAACGGCATTGTGCTTGTTACCGGCCCGACTGGTTCCGGTAAGTCTACTACGCTTTACGCTTCTATCCGCGAGATTCTTGATTCCACGATTAACATTTCTACCATGGAAGACCCGGTGGAATTGAACATCGATGGCGTTAACCAAGGACAAATTAACAACGCCGCAGGCTTTACCTTCGCGGCGGGCATTCGCGCCCTGCTCCGTCAGGACCCGGATGTTATTATGATCGGTGAAATGCGTGACCAGGAGACGTCGTCCATGGCTATCGAAGCCGCATTGACGGGTCACTTGGTCTTCAGTACGTTGCATACGAACGACGCTGCCGGTTCGTTCCCGCGTTTGCTGGAAATGGGCCTGGAACCGTTCCTTGTGTCTACCGCTATCAAGGGTATCCTTGCACAGCGCCTTGTGCGCCGCATCTGCAAGTACTGCAAGGAGCCTGTGGAAATTTCCGAATCCCTGCGCGAAGAACTGCACCTCTCTCCCGACATGCAGTTCTACCATGGCAAGGGCTGTGACAAGTGCGATGGTTCGGGTTACAAGGGCCGTTGCGGTATCTACGAGTTCCTCGTGCCGAACGAATCCGTGCGTAACCTGGTTATCAAGCGTGCCTCCGGTGACGAAATCAAGCGTTGCGCCATGAAGGAATGCGACATGATTACGCTGCGTATGGATGGCATCAACAAGGCTCTGCAGGGCCTTACCACGCTGGAACAGGCGGTGGGCGCATCTGCACCGGATGATTGA
- a CDS encoding UDP-glucuronic acid decarboxylase family protein, whose translation MRCLVTGGAGFLGSHLCERLLDDGHEVICLDNYFTGRMANVAHLRDNRSFELIRHDVTEPILLEVDRIFNLACPASPIHYQFNPVKTIKTSVMGAINMLGMAKRVKARILQASTSEVYGDPAVHPQTEDYWGNVNPIGIRSCYDEGKRVAETLFMDYHRQNNVDIRIVRIFNTYGPRMLPNDGRVVSNFIVQALKGEDLTIYGDGSQTRSFCYVDDLIEGFVRMMNQDKIIGPVNIGNPGEFTMLELAKEVLELTGSKSKIVYRPLPGDDPKMRRPNIDLAKSALGWEPTIPLRQGLEKTIVYFEELLKGER comes from the coding sequence ATGCGCTGTTTGGTAACTGGTGGTGCCGGCTTTTTGGGTAGCCACCTGTGTGAAAGGCTTTTGGACGATGGCCACGAGGTCATCTGTCTAGATAACTATTTTACGGGCCGTATGGCGAACGTCGCGCACCTGCGTGATAACAGGAGTTTTGAACTCATCCGCCACGATGTTACGGAACCGATTTTGCTGGAAGTGGACCGCATCTTTAACCTCGCGTGCCCCGCAAGCCCTATCCATTACCAGTTTAATCCGGTGAAGACCATCAAGACGAGCGTGATGGGTGCCATCAACATGCTTGGCATGGCCAAGCGTGTGAAGGCGCGTATTCTGCAGGCCTCAACGAGCGAAGTCTACGGTGACCCGGCAGTGCACCCGCAGACCGAAGACTACTGGGGAAACGTGAACCCCATCGGTATCCGCAGTTGTTATGACGAAGGCAAGCGCGTTGCCGAAACGTTGTTCATGGATTACCACAGGCAAAATAATGTGGACATCCGCATTGTGCGCATTTTCAATACTTACGGCCCGCGCATGTTGCCCAACGATGGCCGCGTGGTATCTAACTTCATCGTGCAGGCGCTCAAGGGCGAAGACCTCACCATTTACGGCGACGGCAGCCAGACCCGCAGCTTCTGCTATGTGGACGACCTCATTGAGGGCTTTGTGCGCATGATGAACCAGGACAAGATTATCGGTCCGGTGAATATCGGGAATCCTGGTGAATTCACGATGCTTGAGCTTGCGAAGGAAGTGCTCGAACTGACGGGTTCCAAGAGCAAGATAGTCTATAGGCCGCTCCCCGGTGACGACCCGAAGATGCGCCGCCCGAATATCGACCTTGCGAAGAGCGCACTTGGCTGGGAACCGACTATCCCGCTGCGCCAGGGACTCGAGAAGACGATTGTCTACTTTGAGGAACTGCTTAAGGGCGAACGCTAG
- a CDS encoding phosphotransferase produces the protein MDDMQGISSKRWFMGKGARIDSVSEETRASIAGCAISIVRVTFNASENRAPDFYALIEDECRIGNMLEEAFSAPEKSYAASSGKIVFKCGHDFTAKTQHGDLQKSLSAIRPLDAEQSNSAFASERLFFKLYRRLQAGAHPEVETLEHLEKEGLDAIPHFYGSCKYIDDSGNEYALGILEERLTCMQDAWAFFTQGKQDQKSLTQAAFGLGEATAEMHCALKGLTGTQPQAPDIPFDKLERLLHNAIGAGTPAGNETSALLASVAEKLPRLREIAAKSFDGTTETLFAPQRIHGDYHLGQVLVSAQSSTEKNAQVFKILDFEGEPSRSLEYRRAMRSPAVDIAGMLRSFQYAGATAAYDSATCERAFLEGYAQAAHIDAAALETACAPYVLAKAIYEACYELEFRPGWFHIPASALLNFLYLQPL, from the coding sequence ATGGACGATATGCAAGGCATTTCCAGCAAGCGCTGGTTCATGGGCAAGGGCGCAAGGATTGATTCCGTTTCGGAGGAGACCCGCGCATCTATCGCCGGATGTGCCATCTCGATCGTCCGCGTAACATTTAATGCCAGCGAAAACCGCGCACCCGATTTCTACGCCCTCATCGAAGACGAATGCCGCATCGGGAACATGCTCGAAGAGGCGTTTTCTGCGCCAGAAAAAAGCTACGCGGCAAGTTCCGGGAAAATCGTCTTCAAATGCGGTCACGATTTTACAGCAAAGACTCAGCATGGCGACCTGCAAAAAAGCCTTTCGGCAATCCGCCCGCTCGATGCTGAGCAGAGCAATTCCGCATTCGCAAGCGAGCGTCTGTTCTTCAAGCTCTACCGCAGGCTGCAAGCGGGCGCCCACCCTGAAGTAGAAACCCTTGAGCACCTAGAAAAAGAAGGCCTTGACGCCATACCGCATTTCTATGGTTCGTGCAAGTACATCGATGATTCCGGCAATGAATATGCACTGGGAATTCTCGAGGAGCGACTCACCTGCATGCAAGACGCGTGGGCGTTCTTTACACAGGGCAAGCAAGACCAGAAATCGCTCACGCAGGCAGCGTTCGGCCTAGGCGAAGCGACCGCAGAAATGCACTGCGCATTGAAAGGCCTTACAGGAACGCAGCCGCAAGCCCCCGACATCCCGTTCGACAAACTGGAACGGCTCCTGCATAATGCAATAGGCGCCGGAACTCCCGCAGGCAACGAGACGAGCGCGCTTTTAGCAAGCGTTGCAGAGAAACTTCCTCGCCTCCGCGAGATTGCGGCAAAATCATTCGACGGCACAACAGAAACGCTGTTCGCCCCGCAGCGCATCCACGGGGATTATCACCTGGGGCAGGTGCTGGTTTCTGCGCAGTCCTCTACTGAAAAAAATGCTCAGGTATTCAAGATTCTCGATTTCGAGGGAGAGCCCTCCCGCAGTCTCGAGTACCGCAGGGCGATGCGTTCCCCCGCAGTCGACATTGCGGGAATGTTGCGCAGTTTCCAGTATGCAGGCGCCACCGCAGCCTACGACAGCGCCACCTGCGAACGCGCTTTTCTCGAAGGCTACGCGCAAGCCGCCCACATCGATGCCGCAGCCCTCGAAACCGCCTGCGCGCCCTACGTGCTTGCGAAAGCCATTTACGAGGCCTGCTACGAACTGGAATTCCGCCCCGGCTGGTTCCACATTCCGGCAAGCGCGCTCCTCAATTTTCTATATTTGCAACCGCTATGA
- the thiL gene encoding thiamine-phosphate kinase — translation MFPDLAEFKFIDSLLKKASPMAPVSPVSRSWLPAGDDCAIFDGWLVTKDLSVEGTHFRMDWSTPEQAVEKHIVSNVSDISSMGGSAKFALSGICINKSWDAQTRKRIGDAVAEGFARRGIALIGGDTVSADCGMLSTTLLGISDKGDPLLRSGAKVGDGVFVAGTLGKSAAGLWLLMNHPEAKDEFPTLVDYHLAPTIDEHCGARLVEMGVRGACMDISDGLSSELNHLALSSGVGIEIEERYIPVDPEVLRLSARYGLDPLEFALNGGEEYELLFTVSVKNDIFPRDDALSGGVFRIGTVVDGSGVRMRCSDGENRFVKAQAWSHL, via the coding sequence ATGTTCCCTGATCTGGCCGAATTCAAGTTCATCGATTCCTTGCTAAAAAAGGCCTCCCCGATGGCGCCCGTGTCGCCCGTTTCGAGGTCGTGGCTCCCTGCCGGGGACGACTGCGCCATATTCGACGGCTGGCTCGTGACGAAGGACCTCTCGGTCGAAGGGACTCATTTTCGCATGGACTGGTCTACTCCGGAACAGGCTGTCGAGAAGCACATCGTTTCGAACGTTTCGGACATATCCTCGATGGGCGGGTCTGCGAAGTTTGCTCTCTCGGGAATCTGCATCAACAAGTCGTGGGACGCCCAGACGCGAAAGCGTATCGGCGATGCCGTAGCCGAGGGCTTTGCGAGGCGCGGGATTGCCCTGATTGGCGGCGATACCGTTTCGGCGGATTGCGGAATGCTGAGTACAACGTTGTTGGGAATCTCGGATAAGGGCGACCCCCTGCTCCGCTCCGGTGCCAAGGTTGGCGACGGCGTGTTTGTCGCAGGCACTCTCGGGAAGTCTGCCGCGGGGCTCTGGCTCCTGATGAACCACCCGGAGGCGAAGGATGAATTTCCGACGCTTGTCGATTACCACCTGGCCCCCACGATAGACGAACATTGTGGCGCAAGGCTCGTAGAAATGGGCGTTCGCGGGGCTTGCATGGACATAAGCGACGGGCTTTCCTCGGAACTCAACCACTTGGCCCTTTCGTCGGGCGTGGGAATCGAGATTGAGGAACGCTATATCCCGGTCGACCCCGAGGTTTTGCGCCTGTCTGCGCGCTATGGCCTTGACCCTCTTGAATTTGCGTTAAATGGTGGCGAAGAATACGAACTTCTTTTCACCGTATCTGTCAAAAATGATATATTTCCAAGAGATGACGCCCTTTCGGGAGGCGTGTTCAGGATTGGGACCGTAGTAGATGGTTCGGGAGTCCGTATGCGCTGCTCCGATGGGGAAAATAGGTTTGTTAAAGCACAGGCTTGGTCTCATTTATGA
- the cysE gene encoding serine O-acetyltransferase, with translation MTVEEMEKSLRDEAKALVEKEPLSKLMLEEQVLSRKDFADMLGVTLACQLAGEVIDRDELEKMFREIYAKYPDLLLWAAKDIKATVLRDPACTSYLEPLLLFKGFQGLQAYRVAHALWTENRPFPAKMLQNIISRKFGMDIHPAAKIGHGLLIDHATNIVIGETAVVGNNVSFLHGVTLGGTGNETGDRHPKIGNGVMLGAHAQLLGNIHIGDCAKIGAGAVVLCDVPPHTTYAGVPAVEVGHPTDDMPSFNMQQDFTRDCD, from the coding sequence ATGACAGTCGAAGAAATGGAAAAGTCGCTCCGCGACGAGGCAAAAGCCCTAGTCGAAAAAGAACCGCTCTCCAAGCTGATGCTCGAAGAACAGGTACTCAGCCGCAAAGACTTTGCGGACATGCTCGGCGTGACTCTCGCCTGTCAGCTGGCCGGTGAAGTTATTGACCGCGACGAACTGGAAAAGATGTTCCGCGAGATTTACGCCAAGTACCCGGACCTTCTACTCTGGGCCGCAAAGGACATCAAGGCTACCGTTCTCCGCGACCCCGCCTGCACCAGCTACCTCGAGCCGCTCCTGCTGTTCAAGGGTTTCCAGGGTTTGCAGGCATACCGCGTGGCACACGCCCTTTGGACGGAAAACCGCCCCTTCCCCGCCAAGATGCTCCAGAACATCATCAGCCGCAAGTTCGGCATGGACATCCACCCGGCCGCAAAGATCGGGCACGGTCTCCTGATTGACCACGCGACAAACATTGTCATCGGCGAAACTGCCGTCGTCGGCAACAACGTGAGTTTCTTGCACGGCGTGACACTCGGCGGTACCGGTAACGAGACCGGCGACCGTCACCCGAAAATCGGGAACGGCGTGATGCTCGGTGCACACGCCCAACTGCTCGGCAACATCCACATCGGCGACTGCGCGAAAATTGGCGCCGGAGCGGTTGTGCTCTGCGATGTGCCGCCGCACACGACCTACGCAGGCGTCCCTGCCGTCGAAGTCGGACACCCGACCGACGACATGCCCAGTTTCAACATGCAGCAGGACTTCACGCGAGACTGCGACTAG
- the nth gene encoding endonuclease III — MKKTDKIKFIGDKLDELFPNPPIPLDYTSPFTLLVAVVLSAQCTDIRVNQVTKVLYKKAKTPAAMVKLGVENIAEIIKPCGFFNTKSKNIYNLSKTLVEKYGGEVPRTFEELEALPGVGHKTASVMMIHAFKTPAFPVDTHIHRLAKRWGLSDGSSVEQTEADLKKIFPKEEWEKRHLQIIYFGRTYCKAMGHKPENCPICKVVGCK; from the coding sequence ATGAAAAAAACAGACAAAATCAAGTTCATCGGCGATAAACTAGACGAGTTGTTCCCCAACCCGCCCATACCGCTCGACTACACCAGCCCCTTCACGTTGCTCGTAGCCGTCGTGCTGAGTGCGCAGTGTACCGACATACGCGTAAACCAGGTAACGAAAGTCCTGTACAAGAAGGCGAAAACGCCCGCTGCCATGGTCAAGCTTGGGGTCGAAAACATCGCCGAGATTATCAAACCCTGCGGATTCTTCAACACGAAAAGCAAGAACATCTATAACCTGTCGAAAACGCTAGTCGAGAAATACGGCGGAGAGGTCCCCCGCACCTTCGAGGAACTGGAAGCCCTCCCCGGCGTGGGCCACAAGACGGCAAGTGTCATGATGATTCACGCCTTCAAGACACCCGCCTTCCCCGTCGACACGCACATCCACAGACTTGCAAAGCGCTGGGGACTATCGGACGGCAGTTCCGTCGAACAGACCGAGGCCGATCTCAAGAAAATATTCCCCAAGGAAGAATGGGAAAAGCGCCACCTGCAGATTATCTACTTCGGGCGCACGTACTGCAAGGCAATGGGACACAAGCCTGAAAACTGCCCCATCTGCAAAGTAGTAGGCTGTAAGTAA